A single region of the Pyricularia oryzae 70-15 chromosome 4, whole genome shotgun sequence genome encodes:
- a CDS encoding endoglucanase-1, variant: MLPRLATVLLSALGASASVLPTTTTRDLASRAAPVASLCTQYAYLKTNGYEILNNLWGIDTATGGGSQCTYYNGAVGPAVAFSSDWTWRGNDNTVKSYVYANRVFERRLVGDIKSLPTSVQWSYNTTNVRANVAYDIFTHTDVNHPNSSGDFELMIWLQRYGGIWPITESSTGSPVERVTIAGYTWELFTGWNGAMRVYSFLPPSGTSYNSFSADVKLFFDYLGQKYAFPASEQYMLIYNFGTEAFTGGPAHFDVSRFQAEVQV, from the exons ATGCTCCCCCGCCTAGCCACGGTCCTCCTCTCCGCCCTCGGCGCGAGCGCATCCGTGCTGCCGACCACGACGACGCGCGACCTCGCCTCCCGCGCCGCCCCCGTCGCGTCCCTCTGCACGCAGTACGCGTACCTCAAGACCAACGGCTACGAGATCCTCAACAACCTGTGGGGGATCGACACGGCGACGGGCGGCGGCTCGCAGTGCACCTACTACAACGGCGCCGTGGGGCCCGCGGTggccttcagttcggactgGACGTGGCGCGGCAACGACAACACGGTCAAGAGCTACGTCTACGCGAACCGCGTGTTTGAGCGCAGGCTGGTCGGCGACATCAAGAGCCTGCCGACGTCGGTGCAGTGGTCGTACAACACGACCAACGTCCGCGCCAACGTCGCGTATGATATTTTTACGCACACGGACGTCAATCATCCCAACTCGAGTGGTGATTTTGAGCTCATGATTTG GCTGCAGCGCTATGGAGGCATCTGGCCCATCACGGAATCGTCGACGGGCTCCCCGGTCGAGCGGGTGACCATCGCTGGGTACACCTGGGAGCTGTTCACGGGCTGGAATGGCGCCATGCGCGTCTACAGCTTCTTGCCGCCGAGCGGGACATCGTACAACTCGTTCTCTGCCGACGTCAAGCTTTTCTTTGACTACCTGGGTCAGAAATACGCATTCCCTGCGAGCGAGCAGTACATGCTGA TTTACAACTTTGGCACCGAGGCCTTTACTGGCGGCCCTGCTCATTTCGACGTTTCTCGTTTCCAGGCGGAGGTTCAGGTTTGA
- a CDS encoding Delta(14)-sterol reductase, translating to MALAVRTKYEFFGPPGATAIVFGLPVLLWTLFFGCNDVSGCPAPALLSPRDLTWAKLKSEIPWPENGVRGFVSWEVTFWTFAYYFLSLVLHRVMPAQEVVGTKLRDSGRPLTYRFNAFNASVVQLIACAFGTYLQGADFVVWKFMTDNYLQLLTTNILLAYAISIWVYAKSFSVKPGNPELRELAQGGHTGNVIYDFYIGRELNPRVTWPFFGEIDVKTFLEMRPGLTGWILLNCANIAKQYRNYGFVSDSILFTTAVQAYYVLEGQYMETGILTMMDITTDGLGFMLTFGDIAWLPFLYSTQTRYLSTYPVTLGPAGLAIVSAVFATGLYIFRSSNSQKNLFRRDPNHPSVKNLSYIQTKRGTRLLTAGWWGMSRHINYFGDWLQASPFSLPTGIAGYMILPAGSAVAEAGATMVDGRQVIQGAARGWGMLFTYLYVVYFAVLLIHREGRDDVACSEKYGEDWEKYKKAVKYKILPYVY from the exons ATGGCTTTAGCAGTCAGAACCAAGTACGAGTTCTTTGGACC TCCCGGCGCGACCGCCATCGTCTTCGGTCTCCCGGTGCTTTTGTGGACCTTGTTCTTTGGCTGCAATGACGTCTCGGGTtgcccggcgccggcgctgcTGAGTCCCCGCGACCTCACGTGGGCCAAGCTCAAGTCCGAGATTCCGTGGCCCGAGAATGGCGTCCGTGGCTTTGTCAGCTGGGAGGTTACCTTTTGGACGTTTGCCTACTACTTCCTGAGCCTTGTCCTCCACCGTGTCATGCCGGCGCAGGAGGTGGTCGGGACCAAGTTGAGGGATTCGGGTCGTCCCCTCACCTACCGATTCAATG CCTTCAATGCCTCTGTCGTTCAACTCATTGCCTGCGCTTTCGGAACGTACCTCCAAGGCGCCGACTTTGTTGTTTGGAAGTTCATGACCGACAACTACCTGCAGCTGTTGACAACCAACATCCTCCTGGCTTACGCCATCTCCATTTGGGTCTACGCAAAGAGCTTCTCTGTCAAGCCCGGCAACCCCGAACTGCGCGAGCTTGCCCAGGGTGGCCACACTGGCAACGTGATCTACGACTTCTACATCGGCCGTGAGCTCAACCCTCGCGTCACGTGGCCCTTTTTCGGCGAGATCGATGTCAAGACCTTCCTCGAGATGCGCCCAGGCTTGACGGGCTGGATCCTGCTCAACTGCGCCAACATTGCCAAGCAGTACCGCAACTATGGTTTTGTTTCCGACAGCATCCTGTTCACGACAGCTGTGCAGGCTTACTACGTGCTCGAAGGCCAGTACATGGAGACGGGTATCCTGACCATGATGGACATTACTACCGACGGCCTGGGCTTTATGCTTACTTTTGGCGATATCGCATGGCTGCCCTTCCTTTACTCCACGCAGACCCGCTACCTGTCCACGTACCCAGTCACACTCGGTCCCGCAGGTCTGGCCATCGTCAGCGCCGTGTTCGCCACCGGTCTGTACATCTTCCGCTCTTCCAACTCGCAAAAGAACCTTTTCCGTCGGGACCCCAACCACCCTAGCGTCAAGAACCTGTCATACATCCAGACCAAGCGCGGTACTCGCCTGCTCACCGCTGGCTGGTGGGGCATGTCTCGCCACATCAACTACTTTGGCGATTGGCTGCAGGCGTCACCCTTCAGCCTGCCGACCGGTATCGCCGGTTACATGATCCTCCCTGCCGGCAGCGCCGTCGCCGAGGCCGGCGCGACCATGGTTGACGGCCGCCAGGTCATCCAGGGCGCAGCCCGCGGCTGGGGTATGCTCTTTACCTACCTTTACGTCGTCTACTTTGCGGTCCTGCTTATCCACCGCGAGGGCCGGGACGATGTGGCCTGCTCCGAGAAGTATGGCGAGGACTGGGAGAAGTACAAGAAGGCTGTCAAGTACAAGATCCTGCCGTACGTGTACTAG